The Acanthochromis polyacanthus isolate Apoly-LR-REF ecotype Palm Island chromosome 5, KAUST_Apoly_ChrSc, whole genome shotgun sequence genome includes a window with the following:
- the LOC127534112 gene encoding uncharacterized protein LOC127534112 isoform X3, producing the protein MFFILAGRIHSRTFFILAGRIHSRTFFILAGRIHSRTFFILPGRIHSRTFFILAGRIHSRTFFILAGRIHSRTFFILAGRIHSRIFFILAGRIHSRIFFILAGRIHSITFFIRPDRIHSRTFFILPGRIHSRTFFIRPDRIHSRTFFILAGRIHSITFFILAGRIYSRTFFILAGRIHSRTFFILPGRIHSRTFFIRPDRIHSRTFFILAGRIHSRMFFILAGRIHSRTFFILAGRIHSRTFFILAGRIHSRTFFILPGRIHSRTFFILAGRIHSRTFFILPGRICLEPILFYKTRPEIETTHTQDI; encoded by the exons atgttctttattctagcaggtaggatccacagcagaacgttctttattctagcaggtaggatccacagcagaacgttctttattctagcaggtaggatccacagcagaacgttctttattctaccaggtaggatccacagcagaacgttctttattctagcaggtaggatccacagcagaacgttctttattctagcaggtaggatccacagcagaacgttctttattctagcaggtaggatccacagcagaatattctttattctagcaggtaggatccacagcagaatATTCTTTATTCTAGCAGGTAGGATCCACAGCATAACGTTCTTTATTCGACCAGAtaggatccacagcagaacgttctttattctaccaggtaggatccacagcagaacgttctttatTCGACCAGAtaggatccacagcagaacaTTCTTTATTCTAGCAGGTAGGATCCACAGCATAACGTTCTTTATTCTAGCAGGTAGGATCtacagcagaacgttctttattctagcaggtaggatccacagcagaacgttctttattctaccaggtaggatccacagcagaacgttctttatTCGACCAGAtaggatccacagcagaacattctttattctagcaggtaggatccacagcagaatgttctttattctagcaggtaggatccacagcagaacattctttattctagcaggtaggatccacagcagaacgttctttattctagcaggtaggatccacagcagaacgttctttattctaccaggtaggatccacagcagaacgttctttattctagcag gtaggatccacagcagaacgttctttatTCTACCAGGTAGGATCTGCTTAGAGCCAATCCTGTTTTACAAGACCCGGCCAGAAATagagacaacacacacacaggacataTAG
- the LOC127534112 gene encoding uncharacterized protein LOC127534112 isoform X2 gives MFFILAGRIHSRTFFILAGRIHSRTFFILAGRIHSRTFFILPGRIHSRTFFILAGRIHSRTFFILAGRIHSRTFFILAGRIHSRIFFILAGRIHSRIFFILAGRIHSITFFIRPDRIHSRTFFILPGRIHSRTFFIRPDRIHSRTFFILAGRIHSITFFILAGRIYSRTFFILAGRIHSRTFFILPGRIHSRTFFIRPDRIHSRTFFILAGRIHSRMFFILAGRIHSRTFFILAGRIHSRTFFILAGRIHSRTFFILPGRIHSRTFFILPGRIHSRTFFILPGRICLEPILFYKTRPEIETTHTQDI, from the exons atgttctttattctagcaggtaggatccacagcagaacgttctttattctagcaggtaggatccacagcagaacgttctttattctagcaggtaggatccacagcagaacgttctttattctaccaggtaggatccacagcagaacgttctttattctagcaggtaggatccacagcagaacgttctttattctagcaggtaggatccacagcagaacgttctttattctagcaggtaggatccacagcagaatattctttattctagcaggtaggatccacagcagaatATTCTTTATTCTAGCAGGTAGGATCCACAGCATAACGTTCTTTATTCGACCAGAtaggatccacagcagaacgttctttattctaccaggtaggatccacagcagaacgttctttatTCGACCAGAtaggatccacagcagaacaTTCTTTATTCTAGCAGGTAGGATCCACAGCATAACGTTCTTTATTCTAGCAGGTAGGATCtacagcagaacgttctttattctagcaggtaggatccacagcagaacgttctttattctaccaggtaggatccacagcagaacgttctttatTCGACCAGAtaggatccacagcagaacattctttattctagcaggtaggatccacagcagaatgttctttattctagcaggtaggatccacagcagaacattctttattctagcaggtaggatccacagcagaacgttctttattctagcaggtaggatccacagcagaacgttctttattctaccag gtaggatccacagcagaacgttctttattctaccaggtaggatccacagcagaacgttctttatTCTACCAGGTAGGATCTGCTTAGAGCCAATCCTGTTTTACAAGACCCGGCCAGAAATagagacaacacacacacaggacataTAG
- the LOC127534112 gene encoding uncharacterized protein LOC127534112 isoform X1, translating into MFFILAGRIHSRTFFILAGRIHSRTFFILAGRIHSRTFFILPGRIHSRTFFILAGRIHSRTFFILAGRIHSRTFFILAGRIHSRIFFILAGRIHSRIFFILAGRIHSITFFIRPDRIHSRTFFILPGRIHSRTFFIRPDRIHSRTFFILAGRIHSITFFILAGRIYSRTFFILAGRIHSRTFFILPGRIHSRTFFILPGRIHSRTFFILAGRIHSRTFFILAGRIHSRTFFILAGRIHSRTFFILAGRIHSRTFFILAGRIHSRTFFILPGRIHSRTFFILPGRICLEPILFYKTRPEIETTHTQDI; encoded by the exons atgttctttattctagcaggtaggatccacagcagaacgttctttattctagcaggtaggatccacagcagaacgttctttattctagcaggtaggatccacagcagaacgttctttattctaccaggtaggatccacagcagaacgttctttattctagcaggtaggatccacagcagaacgttctttattctagcaggtaggatccacagcagaacgttctttattctagcaggtaggatccacagcagaatattctttattctagcaggtaggatccacagcagaatATTCTTTATTCTAGCAGGTAGGATCCACAGCATAACGTTCTTTATTCGACCAGAtaggatccacagcagaacgttctttattctaccaggtaggatccacagcagaacgttctttatTCGACCAGAtaggatccacagcagaacaTTCTTTATTCTAGCAGGTAGGATCCACAGCATAACGTTCTTTATTCTAGCAGGTAGGATCtacagcagaacgttctttattctagcaggtaggatccacagcagaacgttctttattctaccag gtaggatccacagcagaacgttctttattctaccaggtaggatccacagcagaacgttctttattctagcaggtaggatccacagcagaacgttctttattctagcaggtaggatccacagcagaacattctttattctagcaggtaggatccacagcagaacattctttattctagcaggtaggatccacagcagaacgttctttattctagcaggtaggatccacagcagaacgttctttattctaccaggtaggatccacagcagaacgttctttatTCTACCAGGTAGGATCTGCTTAGAGCCAATCCTGTTTTACAAGACCCGGCCAGAAATagagacaacacacacacaggacataTAG